CCAGATTGGGCTACGGATAGTACCGGCACGAGCACGGCCAGTACCTTTCTGACGCCATGGGCGCTTACCGCCACCACGAACGTCGGAACGGGTCTTTTGCTGCTTGCTACCTTGACGGCCGCCGGCCATGTAGGCCACGACTGCTTGGTGAACCAGCGTCTCGTTGAATTCGCCGCCAAATGTCAGTTCGGAAACTTCGATCGCTTGAGCGTCATTTACATTTAATTGCATGTCAGCTTCCCCTTAACCGCGAGCCTTGGCTGCTGGACGTACAACCAAGTTGCCGCCAGTAGCGCCAGGAACAGCGCCCTTGACCAACAACAGATTGCGTTCAGCGTCCACGCGCACTACTTCGAGGGACTGCACGGTCACGCGCTCAGCGCCCATATGACCGGACATTTTTTTGCCCTTGAATACACGACCAGGAGTCTGGCACTGGCCGATAGAGCCTGGAACGCGGTGGGATACGGAGTTACCGTGGGTGTTATCTTGCCCGCGGAAATTCCAACGCTTGATCGTACCCTGGAAGCCTTTACCTTTGGACTGACCGGTTACATCAACCAGTTGACCAGCAGCGAAGATTTCAGCATTGATCAGATCGCCGGCCTGGTACTCGCCTTCTTCAAGGCGGAATTCCATCACGGTACGACCAGCGGCAACGTTCGCCTTAGCGAAGTGGCCAGCTTGCGCAGCTGTAACACGCGAAGCACGACGCTCGCCTACAGTGACTTGCACTGCACGATAGCCATCGGTCTCTTCAGTTTTGAACTGGGTGACGCGATTCGGCTCGATCTCAATGACCGTGACCGGAATGGAGACACCTTCTTCGGTGAAAATACGGGTCATACCGCATTTACGACCGACTACACCAATAGTCATGTTGTAAACCTCATGAGTGTACGGGGCTTTCACCCGCTATGGCCGCCCATTTCAGAGCGTTACACGACTAAGACCGAGTCTTAGCCGAGGCTGATCTGCACTTCCACACCGGCCGCAAGATCAAGCTTCATAAGAGCATCAACGGTTTTATCCGTTGGCTGGACGATGTCCAGAACGCGCTTATGAGTACGGATCTCGTACTGGTCACGCGCGTCTTTGTTGACGTGCGGGGAGACCAGAACGGTGAACCGCTCTTTACGGGTAGGCAGTGGAATTGGACCACGCACTTGAGCACCAGTACGTTTCGCGGTTTCCACGATTTCCTGGGTGGATTGGTCGATCAGGCGATGGTCAAAAGCCTTCAACCTGATACGGATTTGCTGATTTTGCATTGGATTTCAGACTCCGGCTGCTATTCCCACCGGGCGCAATACGCCCGTTAAAAGGAGGCGCAATTCTATAGACGCCCCCGATAGGTGTCAACCCAATAAAAAAGCCCCCGCTGAGCGGGGGCTTTTTCAAAGCATCGAAGCTATCTCAGAAGAGAAGCTTACTCGATGATTTTAGCTACAACGCCAGCACCAACGGTACGGCCGCCTTCGCGAATAGCGAAACGCAGACCGTCTTCCATTGCGATGGTTTTGATCAGGGTAACAGTCATTTGAATGTTATCGCCTGGCATTACCATTTCAACGCCTTCTGGCAGCTCGCAGTTACCAGTCACGTCAGTAGTACGGAAGTAGAACTGTGGACGGTAGCCTTTGAAGAACGGAGTGTGACGACCGCCTTCTTCTTTGCTCAGAACGTAAACTTCTGCGGTGAACTTGGTGTGCGGCTTAACGGTACCTGGCTTAACCAGAACCTGACCACGCTCCACGTCATCACGCTTGGTGCCGCGCAGCAGCACGCCGCAGTTCTCGCCAGCACGACCTTCGTCGAGCAGTTTGCGGAACATTTCAACACCGGTGCAGGTGGTGACGGTAGTGTCACGCAGACCAACGATTTCCAGTGGATCCTGAACGCGAACGATACCGCGCTCGATACGACCAGTCACAACAGTACCGCGACCCGAGATCGAGAATACGTCTTCGATTGGCATCAGGAACGGCTTGTCAGTCAGACGAACTGGTTCTGGGATGTAGCTGTCCAGAGTTTCAACCAGTTTCTTGACGGCAGTGGTGCCCATCTCGTTATCGTCCAGACCATCCAGCGCCATACGAGCGGAGCCGATGATGATTGGAGTGTCGTCGCCTGGGAAGTCGTAAGTGCTCAGCAGATCGCGCACTTCCATCTCAACCAGTTCCAGCAGCTCAGCGTCGTCTACCAGGTCAGCCTTGTTCAGGAAAACCACGATGTACGGAACGCCTACCTGACGGGACAGCAGGATGTGCTCACGGGTTTGTGGCATCGGACCATCAGCGGCCGAGCAAACCAGGATAGCGCCGTCCATTTGAGCAGCACCGGTGATCATGTTCTTCACATAGTCAGCGTGACCTGGGCAGTCAACGTGAGCGTAGTGACGGATCTTCGAGTTGTACTCAACGTGAGCGGTGTTGATGGTGATACCGCGAGCTTTCTCTTCTGGTGCGCTGTCGATCTTGTCGAAGTCAACACGAGCCGAACCGAAAACTTCGGAGCAGACGCGAGTCAGAGCAGCGGTCAGAGTGGTTTTACCGTGGTCAACGTGACCGATAGTGCCAACGTTGACGTGCGGTAGGGAACGATCAAATTTTTCTTTAGCCACGACAATTAACTCCTTGCCTAAAGGACTGAATCAGCCTTGTTTTTTGGTAACGGTTTCGACGATGTGCGACGGAGCCGTATTGTATTTTTTGAATTCCATAGAGTAGCTTGCGCGACCCTGAGACATGGAACGAACGTCGGTCGCATAACCGAACATCTCGCCCAACGGAACCTCGGCACGAATTACTTTACCGGAAACCGTATCTTCCATACCCAGAATCATGCCGCGACGACGGTTAAGGTCGCCCATCACGTCACCCATATAGTCTTCAGGCGTAACAACCTCTACCGCCATGATCGGCTCAAGCAACTCACCACCACCCTTCTGGGCCAGTTGCTTGGTCGCCATGGAAGCAGCCACCTTAAACGCCATCTCGTTCGAGTCGACGTCGTGGTAAGAACCATCAAACACGGTAGCCTTCAGGCCGATCAGCGGATAGCCGGCAACAACACCGTTCTTCATCTGCTCTTCGATACCCTTCTGGATAGCCGGGATGTATTCCTTAGGAACCACACCACCCACTACTTCGTTCAGGAATTGCAGACCTTCCTGACCTTCGTCAGCAGGTGCAAAACGGATCCAGCAATGACCAAACTGGCCACGACCGCCGGACTGACGAACGAACTTGCCTTCGATTTCGCAGCTCTTCGTGATGCGCTCACGGTACGAAACTTGAGGCTTACCGATGTTGGCTTCGACGTTGAACTCACGGCGCATCCGGTCAACCAGGATGTCCAGGTGCAGCTCGCCCATGCCGGAGATGATCGTTTGACCAGTCTCTTCATCAGTTTTGACGCGGAAAGACGGGTCTTCCTGAGCAAGCTTGCCCAGAGCGATACCCATTTTTTCCTGGTCATCCTTGGTCTTAGGCTCTACAGCAACCGAAATAACCGGCTCCGGGAAGTCCATGCGAACCAGGATGATTGGCTTGTCAGCGTTGCACAAAGTTTCACCAGTGGTGACGTCCTTCATGCCGATCAAGGCCGCGATGTCACCAGCGCGTACTTCCTTGATTTCTTCACGGGCGTTTGCGTGCATTTGCACCATACGACCCACGCGCTCTTTCTTGCCTTTTACCGAGTTGATCACGCCGTCGCCGGAGGCCAACACGCCCGAGTAAACCCGAACAAAGGTCAAGGTACCCACGAATGGGTCGGTAGCGATCTTGAACGCCAGAGCCGCGAAAGGCTCGTCGTCGCTTGCATGACGCTCCATTTCCTCTTCCTCGTTATCCGGGTTGGAACCCTTGATAGCAGGAATGTCGGTAGGAGCAGGCAGGAAGTCGATAACGGCGTCGAGAACCAGGGGAACACCCTTGTTCTTGAAGGAAGAACCGCAAACAGCCAGAACGATCTCACCAGCGATAGTACGCTGACGCAGAGCGGCCTTGATTTCCTCGATGGAGAGCTCTTCCCCTTCGAGATACTTGTTCATCAGCTCTTCGTTGGCTTCGGCCGCAGCCTCGACCATGTTGCTGCGCCACTCTTCAGCCAGCTCTTGCAGCTCGGCAGGAATGTCCTTGCGAACAGGGACCATACCCTTGTCAGAGTCATTCCAGTAGACAGCTTGCATGTTGATCAGATCGATCTGACCCTGGAAGTTGTCTTCGGAACCGATAGCCAACTGGATTGGCACCGGAGTGTGACCCAGACGCTGCTTGATCTGACCGATCACGCGCAGGAAGTTAGCGCCAGCACGGTCCATCTTGTTTACGTAAACAAGACGTGGAACGCCGTACTTGTTGGCCTGACGCCATACGGTTTCCGACTGAGGCTCAACACCCGAAGTACCGCAGAACACAACGACAGCGCCGTCGAGTACGCGCAGGGAGCGTTCAACTTCAATAGTGAAGTCTACGTGGCCCGGGGTATCGATAACGTTGAAACGGTGTTCGTGCGAGTACTGCTTCTCAGAACCTTTCCAGAAGGCGGTGATAGCAGCAGAAGTAATGGTAATACCACGCTCCTGCTCCTGCACCATCCAGTCTGTGGTCGCGGCGCCGTCATGCACCTCGCCCATTTTGTGACTTTTGCCAGTGTAAAAAAGGACGCGCTCGGTGGTGGTGGTTTTACCAGCATCCACGTGAGCAACGATACCGATGTTACGGTAGCGGCTAATCGGAGTAGTACGAGCCATAAAGCCCTCGCAAAATTAGTGAAGCTAAAATTAGAAGCGGTAGTGCGAGAAAGCCTTGTTGGCTTCAGCCATACGGTGCACGTCTTCACGCTTCTTAACAGCAGCACCTTTACCTTCAGCAGCGTCCAACAGTTCGCCAGCCAAACGCAGAGCCATAGACTTCTCGCCGCGCTTACGGGCGAAGTCTACCAACCAGCGCATTGCCAGCGCGTTACGACGGGACGGACGAACTTCGACCGGAACCTGGTAAGTAGCACCGCCTACACGGCGCGACTTTACTTCGACCAGCGGAGCGATGGCGTCGAGAGCTTTCTCGAAGATTTCCAGGGGGTCGCTGTTCTTGCGTTCTTTAACCTTTTCCAGCGCGCCATAAACGATACGCTCGGCAACGGCTTTTTTGCCGCTTTCCATCACGTGGTTCATGAACTTGGCCAGGATTTGGCTTCCGTATTTTGGATCGTCAAGCACTTCGCGCTTGGCTGCTACGCGTCTTCTTGGCATGGATAAGCCCTCAAACGGTCTTCAGGTTCGCTCGGAATCGGTGCCCTTTCGGGACGCCTCCGACCTTACTCTTATCGACTCAGAAAAATAGAAATCGGTTTTTTGCTGCAAGCGACTATTACTTCGGACGCTTGGTACCGTACTTCGAACGACCTTGGTTACGACCTTTAACGCCGGAAGTATCCAAAGAGCCGCGAACGGTGTGGTAACGAACACCTGGCAAGTCTTTTACACGACCGCCGCGGATCAGTACCACGCTGTGCTCTTGCAGGTTGTGGCCTTCACCGCCGATGTACGAGGAAACCTCGAAACCGTTGGTCAGACGCACACGGCATACTTTACGCAGTGCCGAGTTAGGTTTTTTCGGCGTAGTGGTATACACACGGGTGCATACGCCACGACGTTGCGGGCAGTTCTGCAGCGCAGGCACGTCGGATTTCTCGACGATACGCTTACGCGGCTGACGTACCAGCTGGTTGATAGTTGCCATCTACTAGCTCCACTGTTGTCTTGCGACGCTATTGTCTTGCAAGAAAAGCAAAATGGCAGGAACGAATCCCCGCCAAATTTAGGGGTACAAGAGTCTAAAGAGGATCTTGCCCCCAGTCAAGGCAAGGCCCCGAGCTCTCCCCCCATCCAACCTCGACAAATTGTCTCGACTGGATGAACGGAGCGATCAGGGCCTGCACTCATTTACTACCGCAGAACTCAGTTACCGCTCGAGTTCAGCGCTTCGGTCAGTGCAGCTTCCACTTCACTGGCGCTCACGCGCAACGGTTTGTCAGCATCACGGCGGCGCTTGCGCTCGCTGTGATAAGCCAGACCGGTACCGGCCGGGATCAGACGACCCACGACCACGTTTTCTTTCAGGCCGCGCAGGTAATCGCGCTTGCCGGTTACCGCCGCCTCGGTCAGTACGCGAGTGGTTTCCTGGAAGGAAGCCGCCGAGATGAACGATTCGGTGGACAACGACGCCTTGGTGATACCCAGCAGAACACGAGTGAACTTGGAGACAAATTTGTCTTCATTGCTCAGACGCTCGTTCTCTACCAGCACGTGAGTCAATTCCATCTGGTCGCCCTTGATGAAACTGGAATCGCCGGATTCAGCGATCTCAACTTTACGCAGCATCTGACGCAGGATGGTCTCGATGTGCTTGTCGTTGATCTTCACGCCTTGCAGACGGTAAACGTCCTGGATCTCGTTCACGATGTACTTGGCCAGCGCACTCACACCCAGCAGACGCAGGATGTCGTGTGGATCGCTCGGACCGTCGGAGATAACTTCGCCGCGGTTTACCTGTTCGCCTTCGAAGACGTTCAGGTGA
The Pseudomonas sp. GR 6-02 genome window above contains:
- the rplC gene encoding 50S ribosomal protein L3, whose product is MTIGVVGRKCGMTRIFTEEGVSIPVTVIEIEPNRVTQFKTEETDGYRAVQVTVGERRASRVTAAQAGHFAKANVAAGRTVMEFRLEEGEYQAGDLINAEIFAAGQLVDVTGQSKGKGFQGTIKRWNFRGQDNTHGNSVSHRVPGSIGQCQTPGRVFKGKKMSGHMGAERVTVQSLEVVRVDAERNLLLVKGAVPGATGGNLVVRPAAKARG
- the rpsJ gene encoding 30S ribosomal protein S10; protein product: MQNQQIRIRLKAFDHRLIDQSTQEIVETAKRTGAQVRGPIPLPTRKERFTVLVSPHVNKDARDQYEIRTHKRVLDIVQPTDKTVDALMKLDLAAGVEVQISLG
- the tuf gene encoding elongation factor Tu gives rise to the protein MAKEKFDRSLPHVNVGTIGHVDHGKTTLTAALTRVCSEVFGSARVDFDKIDSAPEEKARGITINTAHVEYNSKIRHYAHVDCPGHADYVKNMITGAAQMDGAILVCSAADGPMPQTREHILLSRQVGVPYIVVFLNKADLVDDAELLELVEMEVRDLLSTYDFPGDDTPIIIGSARMALDGLDDNEMGTTAVKKLVETLDSYIPEPVRLTDKPFLMPIEDVFSISGRGTVVTGRIERGIVRVQDPLEIVGLRDTTVTTCTGVEMFRKLLDEGRAGENCGVLLRGTKRDDVERGQVLVKPGTVKPHTKFTAEVYVLSKEEGGRHTPFFKGYRPQFYFRTTDVTGNCELPEGVEMVMPGDNIQMTVTLIKTIAMEDGLRFAIREGGRTVGAGVVAKIIE
- the fusA gene encoding elongation factor G gives rise to the protein MARTTPISRYRNIGIVAHVDAGKTTTTERVLFYTGKSHKMGEVHDGAATTDWMVQEQERGITITSAAITAFWKGSEKQYSHEHRFNVIDTPGHVDFTIEVERSLRVLDGAVVVFCGTSGVEPQSETVWRQANKYGVPRLVYVNKMDRAGANFLRVIGQIKQRLGHTPVPIQLAIGSEDNFQGQIDLINMQAVYWNDSDKGMVPVRKDIPAELQELAEEWRSNMVEAAAEANEELMNKYLEGEELSIEEIKAALRQRTIAGEIVLAVCGSSFKNKGVPLVLDAVIDFLPAPTDIPAIKGSNPDNEEEEMERHASDDEPFAALAFKIATDPFVGTLTFVRVYSGVLASGDGVINSVKGKKERVGRMVQMHANAREEIKEVRAGDIAALIGMKDVTTGETLCNADKPIILVRMDFPEPVISVAVEPKTKDDQEKMGIALGKLAQEDPSFRVKTDEETGQTIISGMGELHLDILVDRMRREFNVEANIGKPQVSYRERITKSCEIEGKFVRQSGGRGQFGHCWIRFAPADEGQEGLQFLNEVVGGVVPKEYIPAIQKGIEEQMKNGVVAGYPLIGLKATVFDGSYHDVDSNEMAFKVAASMATKQLAQKGGGELLEPIMAVEVVTPEDYMGDVMGDLNRRRGMILGMEDTVSGKVIRAEVPLGEMFGYATDVRSMSQGRASYSMEFKKYNTAPSHIVETVTKKQG
- the rpsG gene encoding 30S ribosomal protein S7; translation: MPRRRVAAKREVLDDPKYGSQILAKFMNHVMESGKKAVAERIVYGALEKVKERKNSDPLEIFEKALDAIAPLVEVKSRRVGGATYQVPVEVRPSRRNALAMRWLVDFARKRGEKSMALRLAGELLDAAEGKGAAVKKREDVHRMAEANKAFSHYRF
- the rpsL gene encoding 30S ribosomal protein S12 produces the protein MATINQLVRQPRKRIVEKSDVPALQNCPQRRGVCTRVYTTTPKKPNSALRKVCRVRLTNGFEVSSYIGGEGHNLQEHSVVLIRGGRVKDLPGVRYHTVRGSLDTSGVKGRNQGRSKYGTKRPK